In Reinekea thalattae, a genomic segment contains:
- a CDS encoding polysaccharide deacetylase family protein, translating into MRKNVVISIHDVMPETLDRVEWILAEHLDRFTPSNILLLIVPGLQWDDSQIERLHTLQAKGYEFAGHGWLHRITKIGGLYHAVHSRLISRTAGEHLSYSRDELKTLLNNNFQWFADHGFNAPTMYVPPAWAMGKLSPADLNQLPFSAYETTSGIRSFPQGQLKKLPLLGFEADNRPRALFLRFWNWLNLTLSSARKPARLSIHPYDFDYRIADQLSTMLTQVDAVSWQSLFVADS; encoded by the coding sequence ATGCGAAAAAATGTCGTCATCAGTATTCATGATGTCATGCCGGAAACGCTGGATCGAGTAGAGTGGATATTGGCTGAGCATCTGGATCGATTTACGCCCAGTAATATTTTGCTATTGATCGTACCGGGCTTGCAATGGGACGACTCGCAAATTGAGCGCTTACATACCTTGCAGGCGAAAGGCTATGAGTTTGCGGGTCATGGCTGGTTGCATCGCATTACTAAGATTGGCGGCCTGTATCACGCTGTTCATAGTCGGTTGATCTCTCGCACGGCGGGTGAGCATTTATCCTATTCGAGGGATGAGTTAAAAACGCTGTTAAATAACAATTTTCAGTGGTTTGCGGATCACGGCTTTAACGCTCCGACTATGTATGTTCCGCCAGCTTGGGCGATGGGCAAGCTATCACCTGCTGACCTAAACCAGTTGCCATTTAGCGCTTATGAAACCACCAGTGGTATTCGGTCTTTTCCTCAGGGTCAGCTTAAAAAGCTGCCACTATTGGGGTTTGAAGCTGATAACCGGCCAAGAGCTTTGTTTTTGCGTTTCTGGAATTGGCTGAATTTGACGCTTTCATCTGCGCGCAAGCCTGCAAGGCTTTCCATTCACCCTTATGATTTTGATTACCGCATTGCCGATCAGCTGAGCACGATGCTGACACAGGTGGATGCCGTCTCATGGCAGAGCCTGTTTGTGGCTGATTCATAG